A stretch of Chryseobacterium viscerum DNA encodes these proteins:
- a CDS encoding HesB/IscA family protein translates to MIKVSDYAKEKAIQLMTEDGFNPAEDYIRVGVKSGGCSGLEYVLKFDNQKTDTDQIFEDNNIKIIIDKKSILYLAGTTLEYSGGLNGKGFVFNNPNASRTCGCGESFSL, encoded by the coding sequence ATGATAAAAGTATCAGACTATGCAAAGGAGAAAGCCATCCAGTTAATGACGGAAGATGGTTTTAACCCTGCTGAAGATTATATAAGAGTAGGGGTAAAAAGCGGCGGATGCTCTGGTTTAGAGTATGTTTTAAAGTTTGATAACCAAAAAACAGACACAGATCAGATTTTTGAAGATAATAACATCAAAATTATTATAGATAAAAAATCCATCCTTTATTTGGCAGGAACAACTCTTGAGTATTCAGGAGGATTGAACGGAAAAGGGTTTGTTTTTAACAACCCGAATGCATCCAGAACATGTGGATGTGGAGAATCATTTAGTCTTTAG